The following proteins come from a genomic window of Leptospira dzoumogneensis:
- a CDS encoding SanA/YdcF family protein, producing the protein MDFGLKNQEIQKSPGVYFRGRIRLALLLAAAICIGIPASIDLSIEWDYENRSTHAGNYRSLKPATVAIVPGASVYKGIPSPVLQDRLDCAIELYKQGKVRKILLSGDNGTSYYNEVKPMLLYVLERGVDEKDVFVDHAGFRTLDTLVRAKEIFQVKDAIFVSQRFHQPRAAFISKKIGLDLQSYESDRRIYISGPTSRFREFFARTLAWIDMNLTNTAPKYLGKPFPIEGSGIKTWKGSVI; encoded by the coding sequence ATGGACTTTGGACTAAAAAACCAGGAAATCCAAAAATCTCCCGGAGTCTATTTCAGGGGAAGGATCAGACTTGCACTCTTGCTCGCCGCCGCAATCTGCATTGGGATCCCGGCTTCCATAGATCTTTCTATCGAATGGGATTACGAAAATAGAAGCACCCATGCGGGAAATTATCGTTCTCTCAAACCTGCAACTGTTGCAATCGTTCCGGGTGCATCCGTTTACAAAGGAATTCCTTCTCCTGTTTTGCAGGACCGTCTGGATTGTGCGATCGAACTTTATAAACAGGGGAAGGTCCGTAAAATTCTACTCTCTGGTGATAACGGAACCAGCTATTACAACGAAGTGAAGCCGATGCTTCTTTATGTTTTAGAAAGAGGAGTGGATGAGAAAGACGTATTCGTAGATCACGCAGGCTTTAGGACCTTGGACACATTGGTGAGAGCAAAAGAAATTTTCCAAGTCAAGGATGCGATTTTTGTGAGCCAAAGATTTCATCAGCCTAGAGCGGCATTCATTTCTAAAAAGATAGGATTGGATCTTCAATCTTATGAATCGGATAGAAGGATCTATATCAGCGGACCCACAAGCAGATTCAGAGAATTTTTTGCAAGAACCTTGGCTTGGATCGATATGAATCTGACCAACACCGCACCAAAATATTTAGGCAAACCGTTCCCGATAGAAGGAAGCGGGATCAAAACCTGGAAGGGATCGGTAATCTAA
- a CDS encoding GDP-mannose 4,6-dehydratase, translating into MKYLVTGAEGFVGSYLVRELTQKSGSELLGLGMNPKNTEFSFPYKVCDIRDIQSLQQVFESYSPDVLFHLAGQTFVPRSIENPEETLLINVAGTLNILECFKRSGKKVKLVYVSSSEVYGNIKEEQLPVSENLLPSPVNPYASSKLAAETYCLQYSRSYQNIGTVIARPFNHIGVGQNPNFVVPNFCKQVLENISKNVSSEILVGDLTPTRDFLHVTDVVKAYILLADKGISGEVYNICSGAETPISQVLEWILEFADSKLVSKQDPARLRPAEMKRSLGNNSKLKSLGWAPGVSVKEAVREIFEHIRKTEYSS; encoded by the coding sequence ATGAAATACTTGGTCACAGGAGCGGAAGGTTTTGTAGGATCTTATCTGGTCCGAGAACTTACACAAAAATCCGGGTCCGAACTTCTGGGCCTGGGAATGAATCCCAAAAACACAGAGTTTTCATTTCCTTATAAGGTTTGTGATATCCGAGATATCCAATCACTCCAACAAGTATTCGAGTCCTATTCACCGGATGTATTGTTCCATTTAGCAGGACAAACATTCGTTCCAAGATCCATTGAAAATCCGGAAGAAACATTACTCATCAATGTAGCCGGCACATTGAATATTTTAGAATGTTTTAAACGTTCCGGCAAAAAAGTGAAACTAGTATATGTATCTTCTTCCGAAGTATATGGAAATATAAAAGAAGAACAACTTCCGGTTTCAGAGAACCTTCTTCCAAGCCCTGTGAACCCGTATGCTTCTTCCAAACTTGCCGCAGAAACGTATTGTCTTCAATATTCTCGTTCTTATCAGAATATAGGAACCGTGATCGCAAGGCCTTTCAATCATATAGGCGTTGGGCAGAATCCGAACTTCGTAGTCCCAAACTTTTGCAAACAGGTATTGGAGAATATTTCTAAAAATGTTTCCTCCGAAATTTTAGTAGGGGATCTAACTCCCACTCGAGACTTCTTACATGTAACCGATGTAGTAAAAGCTTATATTCTTTTAGCAGACAAAGGAATAAGCGGAGAAGTTTATAATATATGTTCCGGAGCCGAAACTCCCATCTCCCAAGTTCTAGAATGGATCTTGGAATTTGCGGATTCTAAATTAGTTTCCAAACAAGATCCTGCAAGATTAAGACCTGCGGAAATGAAAAGATCTTTAGGAAATAATTCTAAACTTAAATCTTTAGGATGGGCTCCGGGAGTTTCGGTAAAAGAAGCAGTCCGAGAAATTTTCGAACATATTCGAAAAACAGAATATTCTTCTTAG
- a CDS encoding LIC_10202 family protein: MEERSSDIIEIKDSSVNVRELMEEIESRLARRPVSKEELERLSRWKFSPQSPEGYREFDAAETAHLFEKGISPPKFTNPKFKYIRGPIRWLFIKLIELYAFLDKKLSENRTRAFYSVLNELILLRGDHEKLKRKFEKFYNEFVELNYTLKKEISPEFVWSNEFLYEEETLEESETLILSRLNPGDSVLAINPEWGKFLKQLLKAQIEFKAVTWNKSQYSYIKENITNSVSLLSFEEVLPESPLPSKIISNTNLCLLPNWVLEKLFKSLASKTSSGTEFIFRYSNYSNRMVSPFQPILLTQISESAFREFLQKLGFKNIVDTKAGDGFSVFSFRK, from the coding sequence ATGGAAGAAAGATCTTCAGATATTATAGAAATCAAGGACAGCTCGGTCAATGTCCGCGAGCTCATGGAAGAAATAGAATCCAGGCTTGCGAGAAGACCAGTTTCCAAGGAAGAATTGGAACGTCTTTCTCGTTGGAAGTTTTCTCCCCAATCCCCTGAAGGATACAGAGAATTCGACGCTGCAGAAACAGCTCATTTATTCGAAAAAGGGATCTCCCCTCCTAAGTTCACTAATCCTAAATTTAAATACATCCGCGGCCCGATCCGTTGGTTGTTTATCAAACTGATCGAGCTATATGCTTTTCTAGATAAAAAACTTTCCGAGAACAGAACTCGTGCATTCTACAGCGTATTGAATGAATTGATCCTCTTAAGAGGAGATCATGAAAAATTAAAACGTAAATTCGAGAAGTTCTATAACGAGTTTGTAGAATTAAATTATACTCTCAAAAAAGAGATCAGCCCTGAATTCGTTTGGTCCAACGAATTTTTATACGAAGAAGAAACTCTAGAAGAAAGTGAAACTCTTATTCTTTCCAGATTGAATCCCGGGGATTCCGTTCTTGCGATCAATCCTGAATGGGGAAAATTCTTAAAACAACTCTTAAAGGCTCAGATAGAGTTCAAAGCAGTTACTTGGAATAAGTCCCAATATTCATACATCAAAGAAAATATCACGAATTCAGTGTCCCTTCTATCCTTTGAAGAAGTTCTACCTGAGTCTCCTCTTCCTTCTAAAATTATTTCCAATACGAATCTATGTCTTTTGCCGAATTGGGTTTTGGAAAAACTTTTCAAATCCTTGGCTTCTAAAACTTCCAGCGGGACAGAGTTCATCTTTAGATATTCCAATTATTCGAATAGAATGGTCTCTCCTTTTCAACCGATCCTTTTGACTCAGATCAGTGAGTCTGCATTCAGAGAGTTCTTACAAAAATTAGGTTTTAAGAATATAGTGGATACCAAGGCCGGAGACGGTTTCTCGGTATTTAGTTTCAGAAAATGA
- a CDS encoding glycosyltransferase — MNAYLHISEFRDKDGIGNDIKGLKEVLNSSGIKTEIVCQNDLSDGSIKTLQTEELRNDNNLSSNSMHILEYGGSGYPIDSFLSFPGRKFVRYQNITPPKFFKPFVSQDIFRSFELDYKKSILELHKLKRFTERFLPSSRYSASNLEDLNIVNSSVLPIVRKYGWKGEKRNHKNGHTLGYVGRLVPSKKIEDILFLSYFLKRIEPKYRILLIGNVPNIFEDYFTNLKQMARELGIGGNVQFRMGVQDSELPRFWEEMDAYISMSEHEGFGIPLVEALSYDIPVFAYACTAVPETLKDAGYLFRKKDLSSLEKLAEWIHFILESQSSSRPVDGPHASSKRREVCMDYDSMPYGRVLKQIFIFKEAAAS; from the coding sequence ATGAATGCTTATCTCCATATTTCCGAATTTAGAGATAAGGACGGGATCGGGAACGATATCAAGGGTTTAAAGGAAGTTCTAAATTCTTCCGGAATCAAGACAGAGATCGTTTGTCAAAATGATCTGAGCGATGGTTCCATCAAGACCCTACAAACAGAAGAACTTCGTAACGATAACAATCTATCCTCTAATTCCATGCACATTTTGGAATATGGAGGCTCAGGTTATCCTATAGATTCTTTTCTTTCTTTTCCCGGCAGAAAATTTGTTCGTTATCAGAATATAACCCCGCCTAAGTTTTTCAAACCTTTTGTCTCTCAGGATATTTTCAGAAGTTTCGAGTTGGATTATAAAAAATCCATATTAGAACTGCATAAACTGAAAAGATTTACGGAACGTTTTTTACCCAGTTCCAGATACAGCGCATCCAACCTGGAAGATCTGAATATAGTAAATTCAAGTGTTCTTCCAATCGTCAGAAAGTATGGATGGAAGGGAGAAAAACGAAATCATAAGAATGGCCACACTCTTGGTTATGTGGGGAGATTGGTCCCGAGCAAAAAGATAGAAGATATTCTATTCCTATCTTATTTTCTGAAAAGAATAGAGCCTAAATATAGGATCTTACTGATCGGAAATGTTCCTAACATTTTCGAAGATTATTTTACCAACTTAAAACAGATGGCAAGAGAACTTGGGATCGGCGGAAACGTTCAATTCAGAATGGGGGTCCAAGACTCCGAGTTACCCAGATTTTGGGAAGAGATGGATGCCTATATCAGCATGAGCGAACACGAAGGTTTTGGGATCCCTCTTGTGGAAGCATTGAGTTATGATATTCCGGTTTTTGCATATGCTTGCACTGCCGTTCCGGAAACATTAAAAGACGCAGGATATCTTTTCCGAAAAAAAGACCTAAGCAGTTTGGAAAAATTAGCGGAGTGGATCCATTTTATATTGGAATCCCAATCTTCTTCCCGCCCTGTAGATGGTCCTCATGCATCTTCTAAAAGAAGAGAAGTTTGTATGGACTATGATTCCATGCCTTACGGAAGAGTTTTAAAACAAATATTCATATTCAAAGAAGCGGCTGCCTCATGA
- a CDS encoding glycosyltransferase family 4 protein, whose protein sequence is MIFRRRGVHQFAAGFNLGDAISNEMNSLKSVFKKIGYSSEIYAENTGPGTDAFVKKYKAYSSNSKDIIVYHHSIHSDVLETVLKPKNSKILIYHNVTPGHFFEKYDLKLTYLLRKGREELESLRNKFDKVFAVSEYNKSELVDLGFENVDVLPITYQLPQGRQTLKENFPKNRPNIPRFLFVGRIAPNKKQDDLIRFAFHYLKAYGPEFQLFMVGFSSKELYLYREELERMLDFYKLRKNVIITDFLSDEELKSMYLNCDLFLSMSEHEGFCVPLLEAMVHNIPILAFDGGAVGETLSGAGILFKEKRMDMIVELAHKMVTDRSWKDLILETQQRRLSSFSQINAETVLRPVLARLT, encoded by the coding sequence ATGATCTTCAGAAGAAGAGGAGTTCATCAATTCGCTGCCGGTTTTAATTTAGGGGATGCAATTTCGAATGAAATGAATTCCTTAAAATCCGTTTTCAAAAAGATAGGATATTCTTCCGAAATTTATGCGGAGAATACAGGCCCCGGAACGGATGCTTTCGTAAAAAAGTATAAGGCATATTCTTCCAATAGCAAAGATATTATAGTTTATCATCACTCTATCCATTCCGATGTTTTGGAAACCGTACTAAAACCGAAAAATTCTAAAATCCTAATATATCATAATGTAACACCGGGTCATTTTTTCGAAAAGTACGATCTAAAACTTACGTACCTTCTCCGCAAAGGAAGAGAAGAATTGGAATCGTTACGGAACAAATTCGATAAGGTATTCGCAGTTTCAGAATACAATAAATCGGAACTCGTAGATCTGGGTTTCGAAAATGTGGATGTTCTTCCGATCACTTACCAACTTCCCCAAGGAAGACAAACTCTTAAGGAAAATTTTCCTAAGAATAGACCGAATATTCCACGCTTCTTATTTGTAGGAAGAATTGCCCCTAACAAAAAACAGGATGATCTGATCCGATTTGCATTCCATTATCTGAAAGCTTACGGTCCTGAATTCCAACTTTTTATGGTAGGATTCAGTTCCAAAGAGTTGTATTTATACAGAGAAGAATTGGAACGTATGCTCGATTTTTATAAATTGAGAAAGAATGTGATCATCACTGATTTTTTATCCGACGAAGAATTAAAATCAATGTACCTAAACTGCGATCTTTTCTTATCCATGAGTGAGCATGAAGGATTTTGTGTTCCGTTATTAGAGGCTATGGTGCATAATATTCCGATCCTTGCATTCGACGGCGGCGCGGTAGGAGAAACTCTTTCAGGCGCCGGGATCTTATTTAAAGAAAAAAGAATGGATATGATCGTGGAGCTTGCCCACAAAATGGTAACAGATCGAAGCTGGAAAGACTTAATCCTTGAGACCCAACAAAGACGTTTATCTTCTTTCTCTCAGATCAACGCAGAAACAGTATTGAGGCCGGTCCTTGCTAGACTCACGTAG